The DNA window TCACAGGCTGAAATTCGCGGATTGCTTGCTCAAGAAAGTACAACTCCAGCAGCATATCACACTGCGATGGGAGATTTAGTTGGCAGTTTCGTTGATTTTGGTCCTGTACCTAAGCAAAATTATGCTAGTGTTGTCAATGGTGATTTGCGACTTAAAGCATCAGATTGTGCTGACGCAAAAAATAAACTTGTTTTAGTTGTAGGAATTGATCCAAAAATGAGTGATCGCCATACAACACTTATGCGTGATGTGATTTGTACGAGTCCAGAAGCAGGAACGTATGTCGTCACGTTAAAAGGAAATTAATTTATTAATTTTCAATTTTTCTTGTTTTTTATTCTTCTAACACATCATCCCCCATATCTTTGTAATCTTCTTTCCCAAACTCCCACACTTTAGCAAACCAGATTTTTTTATTACTACTCTTAACATCCCGTAAGATCTTAGCATACTCTTTACGCACTTGCTCAAGAGTATCAAAGTAAAGAGGTTCAAACATCTCTCTTTGTTGAAAAGCACCTTCTCCTTCACATACACCCACAATGAGCTTGTATTTGTTGTTCATTAAAGTCTCTTAAGACTTCCCTGCTAAAAATCTTTCGAGTGAGAATATGTCAACAATATGGAAACCAATTAAATTCTTCGGTACTATAGGTTGGTTTCCTATTAGAAATCCAACACATTTGCCGAATTATTTTATTGGATTTCTATAAAATAAAAAAATAATCATTAAAAAATCCTACATTAAATCATCATTCGGTCTTTCCCAAGCTGGCCACGTTCGTGCTAAAGTTTCAATTAATCTTGTCTGAAGTGTTTTCTTCGCTGGCCCACACAGCTCAGCAACCAAAGTGGTATAGATCCCAATGAATTGTCTGTGATTAATTCTTCCAAATGGTCTTGCTTGAGCGCACTCTGTAACTCCTGCTTTCAACAAACTTACGCTAAAATCTAATCCATTTGCCATATCATGATAAAGTAAATCAGAAACATCAGAATGTGAAATTCCATTCCTATTTGTGCTAAAACCAGCACGAACGGCGAGAGTATATTTCTCCCTATTCACTACTATATTTCCTGAAGTCACTTGCTGATAATACTCCCTAATTTTCTCTTCAAGAAATTCTTGATAGGAACTAACCCCCAAAACAATTTTACTAAAATCAACTCGATCTTGCATGCGTCCAGTATAGGGAGTTTTTGGGCCGATTTTCAAATCTAATTCAAACTCTGGTGAGAGAGAAAGGTATGCTCTCTCAATTACAGAGATCATGCTATAATACTCTCGAGCCAGACCACTTGCACCTAAATCAAGTTGAGCAGCCAACGCTGCCGGAACTCTTTGTAAATCTATATTGTTCACTTTTTCTCCATAACATCTTTCTCTTTCTTCTCCCCTTCCACAAACGCTCCCGCTACAAGTAACGGAAACGCAATCGATGCATCACAATGAATTTTCACCGCCGGCGCATCCGGCTTAACTTTACCCCAGGTAATTGCTTCTTCAATGCGCGCGCCACTATCTGATCCATCAAACTCTTGTGCTGTGTTAATATACACCGCATAATCAAAACCTTCTCGAAAAATATTGGCATTTAATGCGAAATGTTTGCTAATCCCACCGCCAACTAAAATGCCGCCAGTCTTCTCGCAGTTTAATACAATGTTGACAATGTCTTTCATTTCTTTGGTGATATCAAGCATGAACTCTGGGTGACTCTGTTTGAAAAAATAGATCAAATCTCCCAATGACCCGTCAATTAAACCTGGACAAAAGATGGGAATATTATTCTTTGCCGCCCAATAAAGTATAGAACTTTCATCTTTAACAGCTAATCCTAATTCGCGAATAAAATCTTTAGGACACATGACCTGTCCGGTCTTTTGCTGTTTGGCAAACGCTTTGGCAAAGACATCTTGCATGAATTTTTCAAAATAGGCAAATCGATCATTAGGCACGAAAATATTTCCAGTACGATTTACACCATTCTCAAACATCATTCTGCCAGAGACATCGAAGCGGCCAAGAACAAACGGTTTCAAACATTTGATAATATCCTCTTCAATTCCGCCAGCCGAAGTAATCAATACATCAACTTTTTTGTGTTTCACAAGATATTTGATAACCTCGCGGTTACCACAACTCACTTGATTTGACGTATACGAAAGAAATATCGTTGCTTTCTCTCGACGCATTGCTTTCACTACTTCGATACCTTGCGAGAGATGGGTAGCTTGAAAGCCTTGCTTAAAAAGCGATTTCAAGAATAACTCAAAATCAAGACCTTTCTCGAAGTCGTAGCCTTCAATGATAGGATGACCATCAAGTGTCATCGTCTCTTTAGGCATATATTGATGATGATGTGCTGCATCAACAGGATGAGTAACTTTTGTATTTTTCATGATTGGAAACCTCCGCTGTGGGATTGTCGTATGGAATATAAACCTAAAATTATAAATTACTAACTATTGAGAATGAGTGATGATATTAACTTCCAGCTTTACGAACGGAATCCATAATGATCAAAAATGACTAGTTCTTTAAAATGATTATGGAAAAATCTATCTAAAAAAGAAATCTATAAAAACAAACCAAAAAATAACTACCCATGAAACTCATAACCGAATTTAAAGAATTTCTTGCAGAATACAAAGTTGTTGGTCTTGCGGTGGCATTTATCATTGGTGCTGCTGCCACAACTCTTATCAAATCGCTTGTTGATAACATCATCATGCCCCTCATAACGCCTTTTGTTCCTGGTGGAGCTTGGCAGACGGCAACATTTTCTCTTGGTCCAATCGTAATCGGTTGGGGGGCATTCGTCGGTGCAGTAATCAACTTTATCATCATTGCCTTTGCAGTCTTTTTGATTGCAAAATGGGTTTTAAAAGAAGAGAAAGTAACAAAGAAATAAGAGGTAAAAACTATGTTTCAAACAATATTGTGGATATTAAGTGTCGCAGCGTTCTTGTACGTTTTAATTGATATACTCCAAAACCAGAAGAAAATGAATCAGAATCACAAGATAATCTGGATCATCTGCGCATTAATCTTCAACATCATCACTGCAGTAGTCTATTACTTCGTGGTTAAGAAGAAATAATCAGGCATAGAGCAGAGTGCCTTTGTAAAAACTTAATTCTTTTTCAATTCTTTTTTTCATTTCATCTGAATTCCCTTTTCCTGTAACTCCTGGTGCATCAAAAAAGGATGCAGCATGGATCAGATCAATTCTTTTGTTTTTTAGAAACCCTATACCTGCTTGCCACAAATCGATACACTCTGTTTCAAACTCTTCTTTGAGAACTTCTCTATGTGCATCAATACCTATGACTTTTGCGCCCGCTTCATGCAGCAACCGTCCTAACCACGGCTCATAGGCATACGAAGGGGTATCAAATGAAACTGTGCTTCCACAACCAAGATCAACAATGATCTTGTTCTTGACATTTCCTTCCAGTGCCCACAGTACTGCAGGTAATTGTCTGGCTAATGCAGGAATGGCTCGTTCGTAATACAATAACTCTTTTCCTTTGCAATACTTCTCAATTAACACTTTTCTATACTGTTGTTCAAGATGATGGGCAAGATCAGAAAAAGAAGAAGGGATGGATGTTTGTGTGTAATCGATCCAGAGCATAATTATATAGATAGAATGATCCTTTTTAAGTTATTATACCTTTTCCAACCCCCATATCCTAACAGCTACCTTTAAGAACCCTAAATTCTTTCCTATCCCTATGAAAAGAGGGACGGATCAAAATATTCTCCACGAGTTACTCTATTCTTCAAAAAACCGTCTTGCTCTCTTTAAATCAATTCCTCTCAATAATCAGGGCTTTACTTTACTCCAACTTGCCCGTAAAATTCAGCGAGATATTATGCATCACCTCAGCGATCAAGAGCTTTCGAGAATTCTTAATTACCTTGACCCTGATAAAATCACTGATCTACTTCAACTTCTCGAGAAAAAACGCCAAGAAACCATTCTCAAAAAAATCAATGAATCCATTCGTGATAAAGTCACCACCTTACTCAAATTTGATCCTAACACCGCAGCAGGATTAATGAACCTACAATATCTTGAAATACCTCTCCACTTTTTGGTTCAGGAAGTCGCTGACCTGCTTCGCAAACATGAAAAACGAACTGGCAAGATCCCTACTCTTCTTGTTGTAGAAAGAGGCTACCTTCAAGGCGAGCTTCCCATGCATTCTCTAGCGCTTGCCAATCCTAAAGAACGCATTGACAAATATGTGCATAAAATACCTGTCATCCATCACACCCAGAATTATGATAAAATCATAGAAGTATTTCGTGAACATCAACATCGCAAAATTGTCGTTCTTGATAAAGATAAAAGTATTATGGGAATTATTTATCCTGAGGATGTATTAAGCCTTATTGATGCAAGAACTGGTCATAGTCTCAAAAAAGCAGCCGGTGTGCATGAAGAAGAAGAAGTGTATGATTCTTTTGCTAAAAAAGTAAAATATCGTTGGACGTGGTTGGTTATTAATCTCGCAACAGCATTTCTCGCTGCATCAGTTGTCAGTCTTTTTTCAGATACAATCTCTAAATATGTTTTACTCGCAGCCTACATGCCTATCATTGCTGGTATGGGTGGAAATGCTGCAACACAGACCATGGCAGTATTTGTTCGTGGCATTGCGCTTAAAGAAATCGAACTCAACAAGTATGCTCTTGAAGCGATAAGCAATGAAGTTATTGCAGGAGTTATTAATGGTTTTATTACTGGTGGAATTGCTGCGTTGATTGCAGTCTTTTGGAATCAAAGCCCCATGCTCGGCGTTGTCGTAGGTTGTGGTATTTTGATCAATCTAATGGTTGCAGGTTTCTTTGGTGGATTAATTCCATTAATCATGAAAAGATTAGGTAAAGATCCAGCATCATCAGCAACGATTTTTATTACGACCGCAACAGATGTATTAGGATTCTTCGCGTTCTTAGGGTTGGCAACGTACTTGTTGATGTAGGGGTCTAGGATTCACCCCAAAATGTTATAAAGGAGTAGTGCTTCTTGTATAGGATAAAGAGGTGTAATGATGTGATTATTTCATGATCGCTTAAGTGATATATCTATAGAATTAAATAAGGGTAATCCAGAAAAAGCAAAACAAGTTCTAGATCGACATATCAAAGCAGAACACCAATTTGGCTCCGACTTAGCAGGATTACAAAGTGCAATTGGTGCGTATCAAAGTGACTTGAGTGGATTACAAGAGGCTTTAAATCTTAAATCTAAATTAGCTAATACCTATCGATTTGAAATGGCAAGAAGATTGGTTGAGGATGCACAGAAACACATTGAAACAATTGAGATTCTTATCCAAAAATTAAGAAAAGACGAAAGAATTGGATTACGATAACGTTTTTTTTAGTTTCTTTTGCTTTAGTTTCTTTTACAATTCATCTAACTGGAGATCCAATCAGTTTCGATTACTCTTTCACAACCACAAACTGCCCATTCTCCACTTTCTTAATCATAAATGGATACGAGACATCGCCAGCTGCATCAAATGAAATTGGCCCGAAAATGGAATCGCTATTATGTACCAAATTGAGATGAGTACGGGCACATTCTTCGTTCGCGTTACAATCTTCAAATGCTTCTAGTAATAATTTCATGGCAATATAGCCCTCAGCAGAATATGTACTTGGATCTTTACCATATTTTGCTTTATATTTTGTAACAAATTCTTGAACCACAGGATTAGGCGATGCAACGTCAAATGGATAGGGATAAAGCATCTCTTCTGCACCAGCACCGGCGATACTCACCAGATCAGGATGTTCGACAGCTCGTGTTGAAACAATAGGTATAGAAAACGATAACTCTTCTGCTTGTTTGAGAATGCGACCTACATTTTTGGCATCTGCAGCGATATACAAAACATCGGGCGATGCTATTTTGATTTTTGTTAATACTCCACGTAGATCTTGTTCTTTCGCATCAAACGCTTCTTCTAAGACAATTTTACCCTCCGAAGCAACGAACGCATCCGTAAACCCCTTTCGATGTCCTAATCCCATGTCGTTGTTAAGATACAATATTGCAGCAGATTTGTAATGATATTTACTGATAACATAATCAACAATTGCTTTGTTCTCAAGCTCTGCACGAGCAGTTGTTCGAAAGGAGTAATCACTCAAACTGGTATAATCTGGAGTAGAAGAGAAAACTGCCATTTGAAGATTATGGTCCTGGTTAAGTACTGGTTGGAGAGCAAGACTAACAGGGCTCATTGCGGTAATCACAGCAGCAAGATCGGTGCGTATTGTTATTTTTTCATATGCGCTCAAAGCGACTTTGGGATCAGCTTGATGGTCTTCAATAAAAAGATTGATCGTCAAGTCTTGAGGCTTTTCATCTAATGCGAGCATGACTCCTTCTTGTGCGTCTTGACCGTATGCAGCAACATTAGTAGTAAGAGGAAGAAGCATTCCGATGTTAAGAACATTTTTTTCTTGTGTCGGTGTTGAAGAACAACCAAATAAAATAAGTGATAGTAGCACAATAGCGGGAAAAATAATTTTCGGTTTCATAGCATCAAAAATCAGAAAAATAGTATTTTAATTATTGTCATAATAATTACTTACGACAAATTTAAAAAGAGTGGTACTAAATTATAATTATGGATGCTTCGATTCTTGAAAAGATTGGTCTTACTAAGAATGAAGCAAAGCTCTATCTCGCCCTTCTTGAAATGGGTTGTACTGCCGCTGGTCCGTTAATTAAACGAATGGGGATGCATCGAGCACTAGTCTACGAACTTCTCGATCTTTTAATTCAGAAAGGGATTGTTTCTTATGTTATTGCGGCAAATCGTAAACTCTTTCAAGCAGAAGATCCACAGCGGTTAGTTGAATTTGTTACCAGTAAGAAAGATGAGTTAACCGATCAAGAGCAACAGCTTGAAAAACTTCTTCCAAGTCTGCGTGCACATCGAAAACTGGCTGCACAAGATCAAGAGGGGTCAGTCTATAAAGGAAAGAAGGGTATCAAAGCTGTGTTCGAGGATATGCTCCGTATCAAAAAGCCCTGGCATGTGTTTGGTGCCACTGGCCAATTCAAAGAATATTTCGGTCCATATTTTCTCAATCTTCATAAGCGTCGTAGCATACAAAATATTCCGCTCAAAATTATTTTTCGAGAAAGTGTTCGTTCTCAACAACGTGAGAAAGAGTTAGCCAAAGCGCAGATTCGCTATCTTCCCGTAAAATATCTAACCCCTTCCACGACTTTTGTCTATGGTGATACTGTGGCAATTCTCATCTGGGACGTTGAACCGATGGCCTTTGTCATTCGAAGTAAAAGCGTTGCGCAGTCGTATTTGGCGTTTTTTGAGATCTTGTGGGAGAATGCAAGGGGTTAGGTGTTCCTAATCTTTACAATTTCTTTTCCATGTGGATAATATCATCGCCGTCTTTAATCCCTTCTATGCCTTTTGTCTTTGCGCATTTTGTAATCCTAAATCCGAATTTGTAATAAAATGGAACCGCCCGAGCACTTGACCAATGTACCCATAAAACCACTTTACGCAGTTTCATCGATTCAATAATACTCATCATTTCGCTAAATAAAGCGGACCCTACATTCTGTTTTCGATACTCTGCAAGAACCGCAATATCATTAATCTCTGCAACAGATTTTGATTTCAATACAACTGATATTGCTCCTACGATGCGCTCATCTCGTTGATCCACTAAATTGAGTTCAGCAAAATTAAGAAGCCCTTTTTTTGTCCAAGCAAGAATTTCTTCTTTTGTAGCATAGAGATTTGCATCTTGATACAAGTCAACAACAGCATCTAAATCAGAAAGAGTCATCCTCCGAATTGCCATATACTTATTTTTTTTGTGAGTAGAGATTATAAACCTTATGTGGAAATAAACTCTGTGGAAAAAGTAGGTAAGCAGCTCAAAGGTCGAGCTTTTTTCTATCAACATCGAAACCGACAAGAGGGTTGCTTCATCCGGAGAACACACAATGAGGAAACTACCTCATTGGCGTGCCAGAAAAGCCGTCGCTTTTCTGTGCATGTCGGTAAACGAGAAACACAGTAATAAGCGAGAAGCTGCTTAACCCGAGCAAAACGAGATTTTCTACAGAGCTGGGGAATCTAAACAGTAATGTAAAGAAATTGTCCCACTCTCATATGCTGAGCTTGTATTGCTCCTGCGCACGACATGAAATAGAAATGCCATTTGCGTCGTTCTTGTTGTGACATAGAAATAACTCCTTGTTGCAATGAGTCTTGAAGATTTTTATCCCACGCTACCAATGTTGGGTGGTAATGGGGCGTTAATTCTTGAAAATGTGGATGTTCGTTACTATATGGCATTAAAGTACCCTGTGCTGCTCTTGCAATGTGTTTTCTTGGAGGAAGTTCACCATTTGGGAAGATATGTTTATGCAACCAAGGATTCGATGCTGGTGTTGAATAAGGGGTGTATAAAGTGTGAAGAAGAAATGTACCTCCTCGTTTGAGACTTTGATCTACTATCCTAAAAAAAGTCGAATAATTTTTATGACCAATATGTTCAAAAATCCCCACGGCACTCACTGCATCGAATGGTTCGTCTAAGAGTTTTGGGATGTCTCGATAATCTCGACACCATACTTCTACATTTTTCACAGTTCTTTGTATGTGTTCTGCTTGCTCTTTGGATAGAGTTACAACTGTTGGCTTCACTCCATATCTCTCACTCATAAATCTGGCAAGACCACCCCATCCCCCGCCGATGTCCAATACTCTTTGACCTTCTTGTAACTTTAGCTTTTGACAAATCAGATCCATCTTCTGTTCTTGTGCCTGATTTAGATCAGCAGTGTCATCAAATAATGCGCATGTATATTGAAAAAACGGATCGAGAAATGCTGCATACATTTCAACTGGCAAATCGTAATGCTCTTCGATCACTTTCCTCGAGCCAGTTCTATCTTGGAAGTTAGCAAATTGGCCACGTACAATTCTTAGGCTGTTGTAGGCAGGTGCAATCTTTTGATAGATGCCTTTTGAGAGAATATCACAAACTAACTCATCAATTCGCAGGTGGTCCCATTTGCCCTCAATATAAGAATCACCCAAACCTAGAGAACCACGTAACAACACATCACGTAAGAAAGAAGGGTCATGAACTTGAATTTCTGGTCCGAATAGTGATTCAAAGAGGAGTCTTGAAAGCGACATGGGTCACTTTTTGTGTTTATCATTATTTAATCTTAACGATAAGATAGTCGAAATTGAAATAGTTATATTCTTATTTTGTTTAAACTCTTAATTAACTCTCAAAGTACATTTTTCTCAACCTATCAACTTCGTCCATAATTGGAATATCAACTCCTCTTTCTACAAGAATGTCAAGTCTTTCACCAATCCAGGTGATCCAGATATCGCGTTTACGTTGTTTAATCTGATTTTGGAGTTCCTCTAGAATAATATCCCAATTGGGATTTTGTGTTGATGAGATACTTATACAATCAGTTAGATCGCCTTCTCTTTGGGTCATCGTTTTGAATAAAAATATGTCTTCATTTGAGCAAAGAAATACAGTAATGTGGCTTAATTCAATCACTTTTTCTGCTCTTTGGATCATACTTTGCGATAGAGAGAACTTCCCACATACTTCTGTTTCAAATAAGTCTATTCTAAAATCGTCTCGTTGAAATATTTGATTTAGGTTCATATTGGCGTATTCTTTACTGGGAATTCTTACAACAAAATTTATTTTTTTAAGTGAATTCTGGATTTCAAAGAACGCTTCTTTATTGGCAACAATTAGATCAATATCTTTTGTTGCAGCTTTCATTCCTCTCTTAAGAAGAGCAGCTCCGCCAATAACGTATACGTTCACTTTTGTGTTTATTGCATTATTGAGTTCTACGAATAACTTCTCTATTTCAGTGAATGTTTCTATCATGTTATATCTCTATGTTGTACACTTTTGCTCTGTCTTGTATTTCTATGAGTGTGGGATAGCCGTCGATCTTTTTTCCGGTGAATATATTTTGGAGATTTTCCACTATTTGGTGCTTTACTTTTGAGAGTTCTTTTCTATATTTTGCCAGAAACAATGCGATAAATAGTAACTCTCGTATTTCACCGGTTTTTTCTGCTACGTACAGGGAATGGAGGAAGATCTCTCTCTTGCTTAGTTGCCTTTTTGGAAGGTGATAGTAGTTTGTAATTAAGAGCAATTTGATGCCATGATCTGCATAGGCGCTAAACGCTGTTTTTGTAGCATCAACATCTTCTTTTATCGAAAAAATGATCTCGTCTTTTGTCTTAAAATAAATTGTTGAGTTGGCAGGGATTCTTGGGTCAACAGATACTTCGTACTTACTTATTTCTTGGATACATTCTACTAAATGAGGCCATATCTTTTCATTGAGTTTGTAGGTTCTTTCTTTAATTTCGAGTAGGCTCATCTTTCGACCTTGGTTAATCTTTTTTAGAACAGTTGTTTTGTGAAGACCAGTTTGTGTTTCTACTTCTTTTATCGTTTTTGGCTCTTGTAGTGAAAGAAAAATTTGAAGACCGGTGCCAGATAAAGGTTCGCAGAGGTTTTTTGCTGTTGAAAGGATGTTCATGAGTAAATTGATGTGGGTTTTTAATTCTGGCTCTAAGGTACTCTTGTTTAGCGTGAGAATGCCTTTGAGGTTCAATGATTGGGCGATTCGATATATTTGTGATCTGCTCATTTTGAGAGCTTGCGCTATTTTTGTGATGTTTCTATTGCCATTTCCCAGCTGGGAGATGACTTCTAGTTCTGACTTGGAGAATGTGTTAATTCTTCCAGGGTTGGGGGCCATTAGTATATGAAAATGCGAATAGTATATAAATGATTCGCAGAAATGTAGACTTTTGTGGATGTGGAGATGGAAGAGTTAAATTAAGCCTGTCTACTTTTTTATTTTAGATAATACACATTTAAAGAATGTCAATGCGACAACTATTACTATCACTTCCAGCAGAATTTTCTCAAATAGATGTCCATTTAATTTATCTGACATTAGAACTGCCAGGAATATACTCCCGAATCCACCTGCTGTAAGGTTACTAATATAATTGAACCAATTTATCTGTGAGAATAATATTCTCATTAGGAGTAGACCGCCCCCTGCAAGCAAAAATAGTGTAATAATCCCTAAACGTATTTTTCCTTGGAAAATAATACCTATTGATAAGCCTGCAAACATTCCAAGAATTAAACTATAATAATATTCCTCATAATTATCGGTGTTTCTGGATATAGTAATTTTGACCACTATCATATACAAGAAAGATCTGTTTAAATATGTTATTAATTAAGAAAGATTTATATCAAATTAAGTTTTTGAAAATGGATGGCACTTAGCGTCTCGGAGCTTATGGTAACCTCCTTGTTTTTTATTACTGAAGTTATACTTGTTTATGTAGTGGGGTTTGTTCTTGCATATCGGATTTTCAAAAGATTATTCAGCCTTAGTCGTTTTATTTCTTTACTATTGGGCTTCATCTCTATCTTAGTTTATTGGGTTGTTTATTTTATTATTAAAAGTAAAGTTGTCGATCTTGTTTCAATTTGGTTGTTAAGGGAATTAATCGGCTTGATGATACCTATTGTT is part of the Candidatus Woesearchaeota archaeon genome and encodes:
- a CDS encoding magnesium transporter; the protein is MKRGTDQNILHELLYSSKNRLALFKSIPLNNQGFTLLQLARKIQRDIMHHLSDQELSRILNYLDPDKITDLLQLLEKKRQETILKKINESIRDKVTTLLKFDPNTAAGLMNLQYLEIPLHFLVQEVADLLRKHEKRTGKIPTLLVVERGYLQGELPMHSLALANPKERIDKYVHKIPVIHHTQNYDKIIEVFREHQHRKIVVLDKDKSIMGIIYPEDVLSLIDARTGHSLKKAAGVHEEEEVYDSFAKKVKYRWTWLVINLATAFLAASVVSLFSDTISKYVLLAAYMPIIAGMGGNAATQTMAVFVRGIALKEIELNKYALEAISNEVIAGVINGFITGGIAALIAVFWNQSPMLGVVVGCGILINLMVAGFFGGLIPLIMKRLGKDPASSATIFITTATDVLGFFAFLGLATYLLM
- a CDS encoding PLDc N-terminal domain-containing protein, with the protein product MFQTILWILSVAAFLYVLIDILQNQKKMNQNHKIIWIICALIFNIITAVVYYFVVKKK
- the mscL gene encoding large conductance mechanosensitive channel protein MscL, which translates into the protein MKLITEFKEFLAEYKVVGLAVAFIIGAAATTLIKSLVDNIIMPLITPFVPGGAWQTATFSLGPIVIGWGAFVGAVINFIIIAFAVFLIAKWVLKEEKVTKK
- a CDS encoding class I SAM-dependent methyltransferase, translating into MSLSRLLFESLFGPEIQVHDPSFLRDVLLRGSLGLGDSYIEGKWDHLRIDELVCDILSKGIYQKIAPAYNSLRIVRGQFANFQDRTGSRKVIEEHYDLPVEMYAAFLDPFFQYTCALFDDTADLNQAQEQKMDLICQKLKLQEGQRVLDIGGGWGGLARFMSERYGVKPTVVTLSKEQAEHIQRTVKNVEVWCRDYRDIPKLLDEPFDAVSAVGIFEHIGHKNYSTFFRIVDQSLKRGGTFLLHTLYTPYSTPASNPWLHKHIFPNGELPPRKHIARAAQGTLMPYSNEHPHFQELTPHYHPTLVAWDKNLQDSLQQGVISMSQQERRKWHFYFMSCAGAIQAQHMRVGQFLYITV
- a CDS encoding deoxyhypusine synthase translates to MKNTKVTHPVDAAHHHQYMPKETMTLDGHPIIEGYDFEKGLDFELFLKSLFKQGFQATHLSQGIEVVKAMRREKATIFLSYTSNQVSCGNREVIKYLVKHKKVDVLITSAGGIEEDIIKCLKPFVLGRFDVSGRMMFENGVNRTGNIFVPNDRFAYFEKFMQDVFAKAFAKQQKTGQVMCPKDFIRELGLAVKDESSILYWAAKNNIPIFCPGLIDGSLGDLIYFFKQSHPEFMLDITKEMKDIVNIVLNCEKTGGILVGGGISKHFALNANIFREGFDYAVYINTAQEFDGSDSGARIEEAITWGKVKPDAPAVKIHCDASIAFPLLVAGAFVEGEKKEKDVMEKK
- a CDS encoding GNAT family N-acetyltransferase, whose amino-acid sequence is MAIRRMTLSDLDAVVDLYQDANLYATKEEILAWTKKGLLNFAELNLVDQRDERIVGAISVVLKSKSVAEINDIAVLAEYRKQNVGSALFSEMMSIIESMKLRKVVLWVHWSSARAVPFYYKFGFRITKCAKTKGIEGIKDGDDIIHMEKKL
- a CDS encoding nucleotidyltransferase — protein: MIETFTEIEKLFVELNNAINTKVNVYVIGGAALLKRGMKAATKDIDLIVANKEAFFEIQNSLKKINFVVRIPSKEYANMNLNQIFQRDDFRIDLFETEVCGKFSLSQSMIQRAEKVIELSHITVFLCSNEDIFLFKTMTQREGDLTDCISISSTQNPNWDIILEELQNQIKQRKRDIWITWIGERLDILVERGVDIPIMDEVDRLRKMYFES
- a CDS encoding ABC transporter substrate-binding protein, whose product is MKPKIIFPAIVLLSLILFGCSSTPTQEKNVLNIGMLLPLTTNVAAYGQDAQEGVMLALDEKPQDLTINLFIEDHQADPKVALSAYEKITIRTDLAAVITAMSPVSLALQPVLNQDHNLQMAVFSSTPDYTSLSDYSFRTTARAELENKAIVDYVISKYHYKSAAILYLNNDMGLGHRKGFTDAFVASEGKIVLEEAFDAKEQDLRGVLTKIKIASPDVLYIAADAKNVGRILKQAEELSFSIPIVSTRAVEHPDLVSIAGAGAEEMLYPYPFDVASPNPVVQEFVTKYKAKYGKDPSTYSAEGYIAMKLLLEAFEDCNANEECARTHLNLVHNSDSIFGPISFDAAGDVSYPFMIKKVENGQFVVVKE